In Aristaeella hokkaidonensis, the following are encoded in one genomic region:
- a CDS encoding cysteine hydrolase family protein, with protein sequence MKDRKILVAVDLQNDFIDGALGTKEAEAIVPAAAARIREWREDGAEIFATLDTHEENYAETQEGKRLPVAHCIRGTEGWQLNPVIREALGDCILVEKPTFGSIRLPELIREKIGDGKGATIELIGLCTDICVVSNALLLKAAFPEATIQVSSGCCAGVTPEKHKAALETMASCQIDIL encoded by the coding sequence ATGAAAGACAGAAAGATACTGGTTGCAGTGGACCTGCAGAATGACTTTATAGACGGCGCCCTGGGCACAAAGGAAGCGGAAGCGATTGTACCCGCCGCGGCAGCAAGGATCAGGGAATGGCGGGAAGACGGAGCGGAAATCTTTGCCACCCTGGATACCCATGAAGAAAACTACGCTGAAACCCAGGAAGGAAAGCGGCTCCCGGTGGCACACTGCATCCGGGGGACAGAAGGCTGGCAGCTGAATCCGGTCATCCGGGAAGCACTTGGAGACTGTATCCTGGTGGAGAAACCCACTTTCGGCAGCATCCGCCTGCCGGAACTGATCCGGGAAAAGATCGGGGACGGAAAAGGCGCGACAATTGAGCTGATTGGTCTTTGCACGGATATCTGTGTGGTTTCCAACGCATTGCTGCTGAAGGCAGCATTCCCGGAAGCAACGATCCAGGTCAGCAGCGGCTGCTGCGCCGGTGTGACGCCGGAAAAGCACAAAGCGGCGCTGGAAACCATGGCAAGCTGCCAGATCGATATCCTGTAA
- the nadE gene encoding NAD(+) synthase, translating to MKAYEFDAEKVRDRLVELIRETAERQGFSRVVIGISGGKDSTVTAALCARALGKENVYGVMLPDGEQKDISDSRKVCESLGIQQRTVNIGAMHKALKEVTDQNGSVAAEGEFSVAYSRAADINVGPRLRMTTLRYIAQALDARLAGTGNLSEATTGYCTKDGDTSCDFAVLGKLTSVEVVEVGKTMAELPRDLVEKTPSDGLSGKSDEENMGLKYADIHLYLREGTCGNPEIDEKIRRREAANMHKRRMPLILDPFGKDGEQ from the coding sequence ATGAAAGCTTATGAGTTTGACGCGGAAAAAGTACGGGACCGGCTGGTGGAGCTGATCCGGGAAACGGCGGAGCGGCAAGGCTTCAGCCGCGTGGTGATCGGCATTTCCGGCGGCAAGGATTCCACGGTGACCGCGGCGCTGTGCGCCCGGGCACTGGGCAAGGAAAACGTATATGGTGTGATGCTGCCAGACGGGGAACAGAAGGATATCAGCGATAGCCGGAAAGTCTGCGAATCACTGGGTATTCAGCAGCGGACAGTGAATATCGGGGCGATGCATAAAGCCCTGAAGGAAGTGACCGACCAGAACGGATCTGTGGCGGCGGAAGGAGAATTTTCTGTGGCTTACAGCCGGGCGGCAGATATCAATGTGGGACCGCGCCTGCGGATGACAACGCTGCGCTATATCGCCCAGGCCCTGGATGCCAGACTGGCGGGTACAGGCAACCTGAGCGAGGCCACAACCGGTTACTGCACCAAGGACGGCGATACCTCCTGCGACTTTGCCGTGCTGGGAAAACTGACCAGCGTTGAGGTGGTTGAGGTCGGCAAGACCATGGCGGAGCTGCCGCGGGATCTGGTGGAAAAGACGCCCAGCGACGGCCTGAGCGGCAAGAGCGACGAGGAAAACATGGGACTGAAGTACGCGGATATCCACCTCTACCTGCGGGAAGGTACCTGCGGCAATCCGGAAATCGATGAAAAAATCCGCAGAAGGGAAGCGGCCAACATGCACAAGCGGCGGATGCCGCTGATCCTGGACCCCTTCGGAAAGGACGGAGAACAATGA